One Helianthus annuus cultivar XRQ/B chromosome 7, HanXRQr2.0-SUNRISE, whole genome shotgun sequence genomic region harbors:
- the LOC110867351 gene encoding oleosin-B4-like isoform X1 — MNHVIQGIITLRIHKPKNVNTILRVMVAYGLHKSGPSPPGQGHHHVNKQGLEQVTYVLGKNGPSPGVEHHHGNKQGLEQVTYVLGKNGPSPGAGHGGGHHGGGGHHHQIDNQGFSQVAYGPHKSGPSLPGVLGKNGPSPGAGHGGGHHGGGGHHHQVDNQGFPQVAYGPHKSGPSLPGQGHHHVNKQGLGQVTYVLDKSGPSPRV, encoded by the exons ATGAATCATGTGATTCAAGGAATCATAACTCTTCGAATTCACAAACCAAAAAACGTGAACACTATATTGCGGGTCATG GTGGCTTATGGGCTACATAAAAGCGGCCCATCTCCTCCTGGTCAAGGGCATCATCATGTTAATAAACAAGGTTTAGAACAGGTGACTTATGTTCTAGGCAAAAATGGCCCATCCCCTGGCGTTGAGCATCATCATGGTAATAAACAAGGTTTAGAGCAGGTGACTTATGTTCTAGGCAAAAATGGCCCATCCCCTGGAGCTGGGCATGGCGGTGGGCATCATGGCGGTGGTGGGCATCATCATCAGATTGATAACCAAGGTTTTTCGCAGGTGGCTTATGGGCCACACAAAAGCGGCCCATCTCTTCCTGGTGTTCTAGGCAAAAATGGCCCATCCCCTGGCGCTGGGCATGGCGGTGGGCATCATGGCGGCGGTGGGCATCATCATCAGGTTGATAACCAAGGTTTTCCGCAGGTGGCTTATGGGCCACACAAAAGTGGCCCATCTCTTCCTGGTCAAGGGCATCATCATGTTAATAAACAAGGTTTAGGGCAGGTGACTTATGTTCTAGACAAAAGTGGCCCATCTCCTCGTGTTTAG
- the LOC110867351 gene encoding uncharacterized protein LOC110867351 isoform X3, whose translation MWPKIVRVVICLFLLFVTQDYYMTRASRVAKIVPKINHHQVDDQGFPQVAYGLHKSGPSPPGQGHHHVNKQGLEQVTYVLGKNGPSPGVEHHHGNKQGLEQVTYVLGKNGPSPGAGHGGGHHGGGGHHHQVDNQGFPQVAYGPHKSGPSLPGQGHHHVNKQGLGQVTYVLDKSGPSPRV comes from the exons ATGTGGCCCAAGATCGTGCGAGTTGTAATCTGTTTGTTCCTTTTATTTGTAACTCAAGATTATTATATGACTCGAGCATCAAGAGTGGCAAAGATCGTGCCTAAGATTAATCATCATCAAGTTGATGACCAAGGTTTCCCGCAGGTGGCTTATGGGCTACATAAAAGCGGCCCATCTCCTCCTGGTCAAGGGCATCATCATGTTAATAAACAAGGTTTAGAACAGGTGACTTATGTTCTAGGCAAAAATGGCCCATCCCCTGGCGTTGAGCATCATCATGGTAATAAACAAGGTTTAGAGCAGGTGACTTATGTTCTAG GCAAAAATGGCCCATCCCCTGGCGCTGGGCATGGCGGTGGGCATCATGGCGGCGGTGGGCATCATCATCAGGTTGATAACCAAGGTTTTCCGCAGGTGGCTTATGGGCCACACAAAAGTGGCCCATCTCTTCCTGGTCAAGGGCATCATCATGTTAATAAACAAGGTTTAGGGCAGGTGACTTATGTTCTAGACAAAAGTGGCCCATCTCCTCGTGTTTAG
- the LOC110867351 gene encoding oleosin-B4-like isoform X2, with product MWPKIVRVVICLFLLFVTQDYYMTRASRVAKIVPKINHHQVDDQGFPQVAYGLHKSGPSPPGQGHHHVNKQGLEQVTYVLGKNGPSPGAGHGGGHHGGGGHHHQIDNQGFSQVAYGPHKSGPSLPGVLGKNGPSPGAGHGGGHHGGGGHHHQVDNQGFPQVAYGPHKSGPSLPGQGHHHVNKQGLGQVTYVLDKSGPSPRV from the exons ATGTGGCCCAAGATCGTGCGAGTTGTAATCTGTTTGTTCCTTTTATTTGTAACTCAAGATTATTATATGACTCGAGCATCAAGAGTGGCAAAGATCGTGCCTAAGATTAATCATCATCAAGTTGATGACCAAGGTTTCCCGCAGGTGGCTTATGGGCTACATAAAAGCGGCCCATCTCCTCCTGGTCAAGGGCATCATCATGTTAATAAACAAG GTTTAGAGCAGGTGACTTATGTTCTAGGCAAAAATGGCCCATCCCCTGGAGCTGGGCATGGCGGTGGGCATCATGGCGGTGGTGGGCATCATCATCAGATTGATAACCAAGGTTTTTCGCAGGTGGCTTATGGGCCACACAAAAGCGGCCCATCTCTTCCTGGTGTTCTAGGCAAAAATGGCCCATCCCCTGGCGCTGGGCATGGCGGTGGGCATCATGGCGGCGGTGGGCATCATCATCAGGTTGATAACCAAGGTTTTCCGCAGGTGGCTTATGGGCCACACAAAAGTGGCCCATCTCTTCCTGGTCAAGGGCATCATCATGTTAATAAACAAGGTTTAGGGCAGGTGACTTATGTTCTAGACAAAAGTGGCCCATCTCCTCGTGTTTAG